One segment of Aquimarina sp. BL5 DNA contains the following:
- a CDS encoding MaoC/PaaZ C-terminal domain-containing protein: MHIKSQFYEDYELGHKRVTLGRTITETDFVVHAGHTGDYFPHHMDAEWCATQPFKQRIAHGTLTFAVGIGMTATEINPEAFSKGYDRLRFVKPVHIGDTIHVVVTISEKKESKRPELGLVNEHVEIFNQKDELVLVCDHILLAKKKEFEN; encoded by the coding sequence ATGCATATTAAATCTCAATTTTACGAAGACTACGAGTTAGGACATAAAAGAGTAACCCTAGGAAGAACTATTACAGAAACTGATTTTGTAGTGCATGCAGGTCACACGGGAGATTATTTTCCACATCATATGGATGCAGAATGGTGTGCTACACAACCGTTTAAGCAACGTATTGCACACGGAACCCTAACTTTTGCAGTAGGAATCGGTATGACAGCTACAGAAATAAACCCTGAAGCCTTTTCCAAAGGTTATGATCGATTACGTTTTGTAAAACCTGTTCATATCGGTGATACGATTCATGTAGTAGTAACCATTTCAGAAAAGAAAGAATCGAAACGTCCAGAATTAGGCCTTGTTAATGAACACGTAGAAATCTTTAACCAGAAAGATGAACTGGTTTTGGTTTGCGACCATATTTTGTTAGCAAAGAAGAAAGAATTTGAGAATTAG
- a CDS encoding ABC transporter substrate-binding protein translates to MTTKTIQLKGITWNHSRGFTSMVATAQRFSELNPNVEITWEKRSLQAFADEPINELAKRYDLLIIDHPWAGFAGKNDVILPLDEYLPASFMKDLEENTVGRSHESYSSNGHQWALAVDAATPVASSRPDILAKKGLRLPETYEDLLALAKKGLVIMPGIPQDTLMNFYMMCCNLGEEVCSSKEEVVSEKTGVRALKMLRALAVEMDSKIFEWNPIQCYEAMTQTDKYAYCPWAYGYTNYSRNGYARKLLHFHDMIEINGVGAISTLGGTGLAVSAETKEIETVMKYVAYVGSEDCQKTIFFDNGGQPGHRKAWIDDHTNSVTANFFKNTLPGLDRAFLRPRYNGHMYFQDRAGAPIRAYLMNGSDEKELLSKLNELYIKSLDI, encoded by the coding sequence ATGACTACAAAAACCATACAATTAAAAGGCATAACGTGGAATCATAGCCGAGGATTTACTTCTATGGTTGCAACTGCGCAACGTTTTTCTGAGTTAAATCCAAATGTCGAAATTACTTGGGAGAAACGCTCTTTACAAGCATTTGCGGATGAACCAATTAATGAGCTAGCAAAACGCTATGATTTATTAATAATAGATCATCCTTGGGCGGGTTTTGCCGGAAAAAATGATGTTATTTTACCTTTAGACGAGTACCTGCCGGCATCTTTTATGAAAGATTTAGAAGAAAACACGGTTGGGCGTTCTCACGAAAGTTATTCTTCAAACGGTCATCAATGGGCATTAGCAGTAGATGCGGCAACACCAGTAGCTTCTAGTAGGCCTGATATTTTGGCTAAAAAGGGTTTGAGGTTACCAGAAACCTATGAAGATTTATTAGCCTTAGCAAAAAAAGGATTGGTCATTATGCCAGGTATTCCTCAGGATACATTAATGAATTTTTACATGATGTGCTGTAATTTAGGGGAAGAAGTATGTTCATCAAAAGAAGAGGTCGTTAGCGAGAAAACCGGAGTTAGAGCTTTAAAAATGCTACGAGCTTTAGCTGTAGAAATGGATTCTAAAATTTTTGAATGGAACCCGATTCAATGTTATGAAGCGATGACACAAACAGATAAATACGCATACTGTCCCTGGGCTTATGGTTATACCAATTACAGCCGTAATGGTTACGCGCGTAAGTTGCTGCATTTTCACGATATGATAGAAATCAATGGTGTTGGAGCTATTTCTACTTTAGGAGGAACTGGTTTAGCAGTCTCAGCAGAAACAAAAGAAATAGAAACCGTTATGAAATATGTAGCATATGTAGGTTCAGAAGATTGTCAAAAAACGATATTTTTTGATAATGGAGGACAACCGGGACACAGAAAAGCATGGATAGACGACCATACAAATAGTGTAACAGCAAACTTTTTTAAAAATACATTACCAGGTTTAGACCGAGCATTTTTACGTCCGCGTTATAATGGTCATATGTATTTTCAAGATAGAGCGGGAGCACCAATAAGAGCTTATTTAATGAATGGAAGTGATGAAAAAGAATTACTTTCTAAGTTAAATGAGCTATATATAAAGTCATTAGATATATAA
- a CDS encoding Gfo/Idh/MocA family protein: MELVYKPELPKEKRPIYIIGAGGIVRDAHLPAYKNVGFVVEGITNRTIQRATDLAKAFNIPNVYDSVEEMVAVAPDNAVFDLTLMPNQFVATLELLPDESAVLIQKPMGDYYEQTLEILEVCRRKKLKAAINCQMRYAPYVMAAKYIIEKGLIGELYDFEVRLTTYTPWEYFPNVVNHPRLEIQQHSIHYIDLIRSFLGNPKKVYSKTLKNPGKPMSSTRTTTILDYNDAMRAIINTNHDHNFGEKNQESFVKWEGTKGAIKARIGLLLDYPNGKPDLFQYCIVKEGEDPKWIEVELEGSWFPDAFVGTMASLMRYVEGSTDKLPTSVEDVVHSMAIVEAAYESNNEGGMKPNYNI; encoded by the coding sequence ATGGAACTAGTTTATAAACCAGAATTACCAAAAGAAAAGCGACCCATTTATATAATTGGCGCTGGTGGGATCGTTAGGGATGCACATTTGCCAGCTTATAAAAATGTTGGTTTTGTAGTTGAAGGAATTACCAATAGAACTATACAACGTGCTACCGATTTGGCCAAAGCATTTAATATACCAAATGTTTATGATTCCGTTGAAGAAATGGTTGCTGTTGCTCCAGATAATGCAGTTTTCGACTTGACTTTAATGCCTAATCAGTTTGTAGCAACCTTAGAGTTATTACCCGATGAATCTGCGGTTTTGATTCAAAAACCAATGGGTGATTATTATGAGCAAACTCTAGAAATTTTAGAAGTTTGTCGCAGAAAAAAACTGAAAGCAGCTATTAATTGTCAAATGCGTTATGCGCCTTATGTAATGGCAGCAAAATATATAATCGAAAAAGGATTAATTGGTGAGTTGTATGATTTCGAAGTGCGTTTAACAACGTACACACCTTGGGAATATTTTCCTAATGTAGTTAATCATCCACGTTTAGAGATTCAGCAACACAGTATTCATTACATAGATTTAATTCGTTCGTTTTTAGGAAACCCTAAGAAAGTATATTCTAAAACATTAAAAAATCCAGGAAAACCGATGTCGTCAACACGCACTACAACGATACTAGATTATAATGATGCGATGCGTGCGATTATAAACACCAATCACGACCATAATTTCGGAGAAAAAAATCAAGAAAGTTTCGTAAAATGGGAAGGTACCAAAGGAGCGATAAAAGCAAGAATTGGTCTTTTATTAGATTATCCAAATGGTAAGCCAGATTTGTTTCAATATTGTATTGTAAAAGAAGGAGAAGACCCAAAATGGATAGAAGTTGAATTGGAAGGTTCTTGGTTTCCGGATGCATTTGTAGGTACGATGGCATCTTTAATGCGTTATGTGGAAGGTTCTACAGATAAATTACCAACAAGTGTAGAAGATGTGGTGCATTCTATGGCAATTGTAGAAGCTGCTTACGAGTCTAACAACGAAGGTGGTATGAAACCAAATTATAATATTTAA
- a CDS encoding CaiB/BaiF CoA-transferase family protein has protein sequence MKPLQGILVLEFCQFMAGPSAGLRLADLGARVIKIERPEVGEGGRQIAIKNLFVDNSSLVFQTINRNKESYAANLKNKDDLSRIKKLIKKADVMTHNFRPGVMEKIGLDYKTVQEINPKLVYGTVTGYGTEGPWAKKPGQDLLLQCMSGLVNLTGNAKDGPVPMGLATADIITGTHLVHGILAAVIKSHKTNKGALVEVSLLESMLDFQFEVITTYLNDGNKPPMRAEKGSAHAYLGAPYGVYKTKDGYISLAMGSLVNLGSVLQNNLLQSYTNSNDWFEKRNEIMDILRSVLIDNTTSYWLSILEAEGIWASDVFDYKTLLNHDAYEVLGMDQILTLNSGETVHTTRCPIRLNDEILYAPKGAPRVGEHTDDLIKEFDL, from the coding sequence ATGAAACCATTGCAAGGAATCTTAGTGCTAGAATTTTGCCAATTTATGGCAGGTCCTTCAGCAGGATTGCGTTTAGCAGATTTAGGAGCTAGAGTTATTAAAATAGAACGACCAGAAGTTGGCGAAGGTGGCAGACAAATAGCTATTAAAAACTTGTTTGTAGATAATAGTAGTTTGGTGTTTCAAACTATAAATAGAAATAAAGAATCTTACGCAGCAAATTTAAAAAATAAAGATGATTTAAGTAGAATAAAAAAGTTGATTAAAAAGGCAGATGTAATGACTCATAATTTTCGTCCAGGAGTTATGGAGAAAATAGGGTTAGATTATAAAACTGTGCAAGAAATCAATCCTAAATTAGTTTACGGAACAGTTACAGGTTACGGAACAGAAGGGCCTTGGGCGAAGAAACCAGGTCAAGATTTATTGTTACAATGTATGTCGGGTTTAGTTAATTTAACAGGAAATGCAAAAGATGGACCTGTACCAATGGGACTAGCAACTGCAGATATTATTACTGGGACACATTTAGTTCACGGAATTTTAGCTGCTGTTATTAAAAGTCATAAAACAAATAAAGGAGCTTTGGTCGAAGTAAGTTTATTAGAATCTATGTTAGATTTTCAATTTGAAGTTATTACCACCTATTTAAATGATGGAAACAAACCACCTATGAGAGCTGAAAAAGGATCTGCACACGCATATTTAGGCGCGCCATATGGTGTGTATAAAACCAAAGATGGTTATATATCACTAGCAATGGGGTCTTTGGTTAATTTAGGTAGCGTGTTACAAAACAATCTTTTACAATCCTACACAAACTCTAATGATTGGTTCGAAAAACGTAACGAAATAATGGATATTTTAAGGTCAGTTTTAATAGATAATACCACAAGCTATTGGCTCAGTATTTTAGAGGCCGAAGGTATTTGGGCTTCAGATGTGTTTGATTATAAAACTTTACTAAATCATGATGCTTATGAGGTTCTAGGAATGGACCAAATCTTAACATTGAATTCTGGAGAAACGGTACACACTACACGTTGCCCTATTCGTTTAAATGATGAAATTTTATATGCACCAAAAGGAGCACCAAGAGTTGGAGAACATACAGACGATTTAATTAAGGAATTTGATTTATAA
- a CDS encoding sugar ABC transporter substrate-binding protein: MHENKFRIAVRKFDAFESAIDKIWASFCKQKKCNLELETVSLDLHPLYDTILKEEGLKNGTWDMSLINTDWITEAYTTNSVLDLTPYINENTPQDFPEGWSDSLLYKQEFEGKIVGLPFHNGPECLIYRKDLFESIEEGVSFYEKFGKPLEVPKTWDDLIQVAEFFNRPEQELYGTTFAAYPDGHNTVFDFCLQLWTRNGELFDDDENIKLNSEAAVEGMEFYRKALKNTKAIHPNSRDFDSVKSGMAFANGNLAMMVNWFGFASMCEFLETSKVKGKVDVGNVPAGFTGVGTSLNAYWMYVIGTGSKHKELAYEFINFAVNEENDKLLTLEGAIGCRKSTWHDKDVNTKVPYYHKLEELHKKTRSLPRQSNWSEIADVIDTLVLKVINTSEDIKSILDLAQLEIKRIEKNQYGTSL, from the coding sequence ATGCACGAAAATAAATTTAGGATAGCGGTAAGAAAATTTGATGCTTTTGAAAGCGCTATCGATAAAATATGGGCTTCTTTTTGTAAACAAAAAAAATGCAATCTGGAGTTAGAGACGGTTTCTTTGGATTTACATCCTTTGTACGATACTATTCTGAAAGAAGAAGGCTTAAAAAATGGTACTTGGGATATGTCCTTAATTAATACTGATTGGATTACCGAAGCATATACAACTAATTCAGTTTTAGATTTAACACCTTATATTAATGAAAACACGCCTCAAGATTTTCCTGAAGGTTGGTCTGATTCCTTATTGTACAAACAAGAATTTGAGGGTAAAATAGTGGGATTACCATTTCACAATGGCCCAGAGTGCTTAATTTATAGAAAAGATTTATTTGAATCTATTGAGGAAGGAGTTAGTTTTTATGAGAAATTCGGAAAGCCCTTAGAAGTTCCAAAGACTTGGGATGATTTAATCCAAGTCGCAGAATTTTTCAACAGACCTGAACAGGAACTATACGGAACCACTTTTGCGGCATATCCAGACGGACATAATACAGTATTTGATTTCTGTTTACAATTATGGACTCGAAATGGTGAGTTGTTCGATGATGATGAGAATATCAAATTAAATTCTGAAGCAGCTGTTGAAGGTATGGAGTTTTATAGAAAAGCATTAAAAAACACAAAAGCGATTCATCCAAACTCTAGAGATTTCGATTCTGTAAAATCAGGAATGGCATTTGCGAATGGTAATTTAGCAATGATGGTAAATTGGTTTGGTTTTGCTTCGATGTGTGAGTTTTTAGAGACTTCAAAAGTGAAGGGCAAAGTAGATGTTGGCAATGTGCCGGCTGGATTCACAGGAGTGGGTACATCCTTAAATGCATATTGGATGTATGTTATAGGAACAGGAAGTAAGCATAAAGAATTAGCTTATGAATTCATCAATTTTGCCGTAAATGAAGAAAATGATAAGTTACTCACTTTAGAAGGCGCAATTGGTTGTAGGAAATCAACTTGGCACGATAAAGATGTAAATACAAAAGTACCTTATTATCACAAGTTAGAAGAGTTACATAAAAAAACACGTTCGCTTCCAAGACAAAGTAATTGGTCTGAAATTGCAGATGTAATAGATACTTTGGTTTTAAAAGTAATTAATACATCAGAAGATATAAAATCCATTTTAGACTTGGCGCAATTGGAAATCAAACGTATAGAAAAAAATCAGTATGGAACTAGTTTATAA
- a CDS encoding SDR family oxidoreductase: protein MSVLNKFNLEGKTALVTGCKRGIGFAMAVGLAEAGANIIGVSASLEKGGSEVSKAVEAVGKSFAAYQCDFSDRKALYAFIAEVKANHSQIDILVNNAGTILRAPAVEHSDEYWDQVIEVNQTAQFILTREFGKDMVAKGAGKVIFTASLLTYQGGITVPGYAASKGAIGQMTMAFANEWAGKGVNVNAIAPGYIATDNTEALRNNPERAESILSRIPAGRWGDPKDFAGPTVFLASEASAYMNGSVVLVDGGWMGR, encoded by the coding sequence ATGAGTGTTTTAAATAAATTTAATTTAGAAGGAAAAACAGCTTTAGTAACAGGGTGTAAACGCGGTATAGGATTCGCAATGGCAGTTGGTTTAGCAGAAGCAGGAGCCAATATTATTGGTGTATCTGCATCTTTAGAAAAAGGCGGTAGTGAAGTATCTAAGGCAGTAGAAGCTGTTGGTAAAAGCTTTGCGGCCTATCAATGTGATTTTTCAGATAGAAAAGCACTATATGCCTTCATTGCGGAAGTAAAAGCAAATCACTCTCAAATAGATATTTTGGTGAACAATGCAGGAACTATTTTAAGAGCCCCTGCAGTTGAACATTCAGATGAATATTGGGATCAGGTTATTGAAGTCAACCAAACAGCGCAGTTTATTTTAACACGTGAATTTGGAAAAGATATGGTAGCAAAGGGTGCTGGAAAAGTAATTTTTACGGCTTCATTATTAACCTATCAAGGAGGAATTACAGTTCCAGGCTACGCAGCTAGTAAAGGTGCTATTGGTCAAATGACAATGGCTTTCGCAAATGAGTGGGCAGGAAAAGGAGTAAACGTAAATGCTATTGCACCAGGTTATATTGCTACTGATAATACAGAGGCTTTAAGAAATAATCCTGAAAGAGCAGAGTCTATTTTATCTCGGATTCCTGCCGGGCGTTGGGGCGACCCAAAAGATTTTGCTGGTCCAACAGTGTTTTTAGCATCAGAAGCATCTGCGTATATGAACGGTTCTGTTGTTCTTGTAGACGGCGGCTGGATGGGAAGATAA
- a CDS encoding family 43 glycosylhydrolase produces the protein MYKKRSILFLILYVVATLQLFSQNPLVTHMYTADPTARVFNGKLYVFPSTDIVCEEGKGENGFCMPSYNVFSSEDLTNWTDHGKIIDQTDVPWGKKDGFGMWAPDCVEKDGTYYYYYPAPPLDKSGFRRVGVATAKKPEGPYVLEKNYIKGVNGIDPNVLNDDDGKSYIYFGGGKKLYVAELNSDMKSIKGKAKEIEGLPDGYKEGPFMFKKDGLYYFTFPHDKSGSEEIAYATGTNPMGPFEYQGKIMERWKDGIWTNHHSILEYKKQWYIFYHHHDISNNQHLRSMRADSLFFGKKGQILKTKATLRGIGITSAKEHIQIDRFSKSKNVKVSKLKDDKVVGWQLDYIQNGSFVTYNAVDFRKKYNKVIYRVSSGSDGGNIKLYVDGKLISTTKVENTGNWNTWKTVETPINKKIKGIKNIKLVFEGDSSDYLLNIDWLKFE, from the coding sequence ATGTATAAAAAAAGATCTATCCTATTTTTAATTCTTTATGTCGTAGCCACCTTACAACTTTTCTCACAAAATCCATTGGTAACCCACATGTATACGGCAGATCCCACTGCACGAGTTTTCAATGGTAAATTATATGTTTTTCCATCCACAGATATCGTTTGTGAAGAAGGTAAAGGAGAAAACGGATTTTGTATGCCGTCTTATAATGTGTTTTCTTCAGAAGATTTAACCAATTGGACGGATCACGGAAAAATAATTGACCAAACCGATGTGCCTTGGGGGAAAAAAGATGGCTTTGGAATGTGGGCGCCTGATTGTGTAGAAAAAGACGGAACGTATTATTACTATTATCCTGCGCCACCTTTGGACAAAAGTGGTTTTAGACGTGTCGGTGTTGCTACTGCTAAAAAACCAGAAGGTCCATACGTACTTGAAAAAAACTATATAAAAGGTGTCAATGGTATTGACCCTAATGTTCTAAACGATGATGACGGGAAATCTTATATCTACTTTGGTGGTGGAAAAAAACTATATGTTGCTGAATTAAATAGTGACATGAAATCTATCAAAGGAAAAGCTAAAGAAATTGAAGGTTTGCCAGACGGATATAAAGAAGGCCCTTTTATGTTTAAGAAAGATGGTTTATACTATTTTACTTTTCCTCATGATAAATCCGGCTCTGAAGAAATTGCTTATGCTACCGGAACAAATCCGATGGGACCTTTTGAATATCAAGGAAAGATCATGGAACGCTGGAAAGATGGAATATGGACGAATCATCATTCTATTTTAGAATATAAAAAGCAGTGGTATATTTTTTATCATCATCATGATATTTCTAACAACCAACACTTACGCTCTATGCGCGCAGATAGTTTATTTTTTGGTAAAAAAGGACAAATATTAAAGACAAAAGCAACTTTGAGAGGTATTGGAATTACTTCTGCCAAAGAACACATCCAAATTGACCGATTTTCAAAATCAAAAAACGTAAAAGTTAGTAAACTAAAAGATGATAAAGTTGTTGGCTGGCAATTAGATTATATACAAAATGGTTCTTTTGTAACTTATAACGCAGTTGATTTTCGCAAAAAATACAACAAAGTAATTTATCGAGTTTCTTCTGGCTCTGATGGAGGCAACATCAAGTTATATGTAGATGGAAAATTAATCTCTACCACCAAGGTTGAAAATACTGGTAATTGGAACACCTGGAAAACGGTTGAAACACCTATTAACAAAAAAATAAAAGGGATAAAAAATATTAAACTAGTTTTTGAAGGTGATAGTAGCGATTATCTCTTAAATATTGATTGGTTAAAATTTGAATAA
- a CDS encoding CaiB/BaiF CoA-transferase family protein, translated as MKPLQDILIIDLSQFLSAPSATLRLADLGARVIKVERPETGDICRQLYVSNVILNGESSVFRAINRNKESFQADLKNERDKKRVLKLIQKADVLVHNFRPGVIERLGFDYETIKKINPNIVYGNISGYGTEGPWKSKPGQDLLVQSLSGLTWLSGNAGSGPVPMGLAIVDILSGSHLAQGILAALVKKARTGKGTKVSVSMLESILDFQFETITTFYHDGGEPTERTASNNAHAYLGAPYGIYETQNGYLALAMGAIPFLGELLDCEQLLSYTEVASWFTKRDEIKNILANHLKTKKTEDWLSILEPADIWCASVMNWKTLFGYQGFKILDMIQKVKMGDGFEYETTRCPIKIDGELLKSTLGSPALGEHTESIVNELIIE; from the coding sequence ATGAAACCATTACAAGATATATTAATTATAGATTTAAGTCAGTTTTTATCCGCACCATCAGCAACGTTACGTTTGGCAGATTTAGGTGCTCGAGTTATAAAAGTAGAACGGCCAGAAACAGGAGATATTTGTCGTCAATTATATGTTTCTAATGTTATTCTTAATGGAGAATCATCTGTTTTTCGCGCAATTAATAGAAATAAAGAAAGCTTTCAAGCAGATTTGAAAAATGAAAGAGATAAAAAACGCGTTTTAAAACTCATTCAAAAAGCGGATGTTTTAGTTCACAATTTTAGACCAGGTGTTATAGAACGTTTAGGGTTTGATTACGAAACTATTAAGAAAATAAATCCAAACATTGTATATGGAAATATTTCAGGTTATGGCACTGAAGGACCATGGAAATCAAAGCCTGGTCAAGATTTATTAGTACAATCTTTATCTGGTTTAACTTGGTTAAGTGGCAATGCAGGTAGTGGACCAGTACCAATGGGATTGGCCATTGTAGATATATTATCAGGTTCACATTTGGCTCAGGGTATTCTAGCAGCTTTAGTTAAAAAGGCTAGAACAGGCAAAGGCACTAAGGTCTCTGTTAGCATGTTAGAATCTATTTTGGACTTTCAATTCGAAACCATTACTACATTTTATCATGATGGTGGTGAGCCAACTGAAAGAACAGCAAGTAATAATGCACATGCTTATTTGGGAGCTCCTTACGGAATTTATGAGACACAAAATGGTTATCTAGCTTTGGCGATGGGTGCAATTCCGTTTTTAGGCGAATTGTTGGACTGTGAGCAGTTATTAAGTTACACGGAAGTCGCAAGTTGGTTTACAAAGCGTGACGAGATTAAAAATATTTTAGCAAACCATTTAAAAACAAAAAAGACAGAAGATTGGTTGTCCATATTAGAACCTGCAGACATTTGGTGTGCCAGTGTTATGAATTGGAAGACTTTATTTGGTTATCAGGGTTTTAAGATTTTGGATATGATCCAGAAAGTTAAAATGGGTGATGGTTTCGAATATGAAACCACACGTTGCCCTATAAAAATTGATGGTGAATTATTAAAATCGACATTAGGTTCACCAGCTTTGGGAGAGCACACAGAGTCGATTGTTAACGAATTAATTATCGAATAA
- a CDS encoding zinc-binding dehydrogenase, whose translation MKATQYEGNKTFSVIEKEVVAPARGEVRIKVAYVGVCGTDVHIYHGMMDKRVNLPETIGHEMSGVIDAVGEGVSGYKVGDKIVVRPLDDRKVKPSDKGFNHICEELKFIGIDSPGAMQEYWNVPAFTLHKLKADTDLKLAALIEPLSVATHDVRLSGLVKGETAVVLGGGPIGLLVAMVAKQVGANVIISEVNEKRVDKAKAMGFNVVNPMNTDLVAYVKEQTKGRLADVVFEVAGVQPALDMMTEVAGIRGRILMVAIHGEKKPIDLFKFFWKELKLIGARVYEKEDYEKSIDLITKNELPFSDMITDVQPLTSIQKVFENIDNNPDGMKILMDCSL comes from the coding sequence ATGAAAGCAACACAATACGAAGGGAATAAAACCTTTTCAGTTATCGAAAAAGAAGTTGTAGCACCAGCTAGAGGAGAAGTACGCATAAAAGTTGCCTATGTTGGTGTTTGCGGAACAGATGTACATATTTATCACGGTATGATGGATAAACGTGTTAACCTTCCAGAAACCATTGGACACGAAATGTCTGGTGTGATCGATGCGGTTGGAGAAGGTGTTTCTGGTTACAAAGTTGGTGATAAAATTGTGGTTCGCCCTTTAGACGACAGGAAAGTAAAACCATCGGATAAAGGATTTAATCATATTTGCGAAGAATTAAAATTTATAGGGATTGATAGTCCCGGAGCAATGCAAGAATATTGGAATGTACCTGCATTTACATTACATAAATTAAAAGCGGATACCGATTTAAAATTGGCAGCATTAATTGAACCGTTATCGGTTGCTACACATGATGTTCGTTTAAGTGGATTAGTAAAAGGCGAAACTGCAGTCGTTTTAGGAGGAGGTCCAATTGGTCTTTTAGTGGCAATGGTTGCCAAACAAGTCGGAGCAAATGTTATTATTTCCGAAGTTAATGAAAAACGTGTCGATAAAGCAAAAGCCATGGGATTCAATGTAGTGAATCCTATGAATACTGATTTAGTTGCATACGTAAAAGAGCAAACTAAAGGTCGTCTAGCTGATGTTGTTTTTGAAGTGGCAGGTGTGCAACCAGCATTGGATATGATGACAGAAGTTGCTGGCATTAGAGGTAGAATTTTAATGGTTGCTATTCACGGAGAGAAAAAACCAATTGATTTGTTTAAGTTTTTCTGGAAAGAATTGAAGTTAATTGGAGCAAGAGTTTATGAAAAGGAAGATTATGAAAAGTCAATCGATTTAATTACTAAGAACGAATTGCCTTTTTCGGATATGATTACAGATGTGCAACCACTAACAAGTATTCAAAAAGTATTTGAAAATATTGATAATAATCCTGATGGTATGAAGATTTTAATGGATTGTTCACTTTAA
- a CDS encoding L-rhamnose/proton symporter RhaT: MANPIIGTLIHAVGGVAASTCYVPLKKVKQWSWDTYWLLQASFAWFIFPFIIGFLTVPNLIDVFTQADISVLINATLLGVVYGFGGMCFGLAIRHIGYSLTYTISIGISAILGTIVPLIMHGELSEKFNAPGGHIVFLGMFFALIGIVICGVAGYRKEKDLKGINVEGAEPLTFNMKKGLILTLIAGVLSAVFGISLEVGEPLSAIAEANGAGQFQGNAKLILSTLGAFITNLVWFTVVGLKKGTLKELVDIKGVGVKTYWVNFAMCVLTGALWYGQFFFYGIGHTNMGEFGFASWVIHMSMLIFFSYIIGIILKEWKQVTKKTNTILILALVVLIASFITMAYGTMIGEGNIGGH; encoded by the coding sequence ATGGCAAATCCAATTATAGGTACTTTAATTCACGCTGTAGGAGGTGTGGCAGCTTCAACTTGTTATGTTCCACTTAAAAAAGTTAAGCAATGGTCTTGGGATACTTATTGGTTATTGCAAGCGTCTTTTGCTTGGTTTATTTTTCCCTTTATTATTGGGTTTTTAACCGTTCCTAATTTAATAGATGTATTTACGCAAGCAGATATTTCTGTATTGATAAATGCAACATTATTAGGGGTCGTCTATGGTTTTGGTGGTATGTGCTTTGGTCTTGCCATTAGGCATATTGGCTATTCGTTAACTTATACTATTTCTATTGGTATTTCTGCAATATTGGGAACCATTGTTCCGCTAATTATGCACGGAGAACTGTCCGAGAAATTTAATGCTCCAGGAGGGCATATTGTTTTTTTAGGAATGTTTTTCGCCCTAATAGGAATTGTAATTTGTGGTGTTGCAGGCTATAGAAAAGAAAAAGATTTGAAAGGTATTAATGTCGAAGGCGCAGAACCTTTGACTTTTAACATGAAAAAAGGTTTAATTCTAACCTTAATAGCAGGAGTCTTGTCTGCAGTATTCGGAATCTCTTTAGAGGTAGGAGAACCGCTTTCAGCAATTGCAGAGGCAAATGGAGCAGGTCAATTTCAAGGAAACGCAAAATTAATTTTATCAACTTTAGGTGCTTTTATTACCAACCTAGTTTGGTTCACTGTTGTTGGGTTGAAAAAAGGAACTTTAAAAGAACTTGTTGATATAAAGGGAGTTGGTGTAAAAACTTATTGGGTAAATTTTGCTATGTGTGTGTTAACAGGAGCGTTATGGTACGGTCAATTTTTCTTCTATGGGATTGGACATACAAACATGGGCGAATTTGGTTTTGCAAGTTGGGTGATACATATGTCAATGCTTATTTTCTTCAGTTATATTATTGGAATTATTTTAAAAGAATGGAAACAAGTCACGAAAAAAACAAATACTATTTTAATTCTTGCTTTGGTTGTTTTAATAGCTTCTTTCATCACAATGGCCTACGGGACTATGATAGGAGAAGGAAATATAGGAGGACATTAA